The window GATAGAGCTCAAAGGTGGTGTGGATGATAATAACAATAAATGGGTTGTCACCAAGTTCGTTAAAGAGCATAGTCATGGACTAGCAACTCCCACCACGCTCCACTGTCTTCGCCCTCGCAGGCATTTCGCGAGTTCTGACAAATCTAATGTGCCGAGCGGTATGATGTATGTTTCCATGGATGGTAGTCGAGCTAGAGTTGCTTTAAAGGAGTCCAAGAGGACGCTGGGGCGTGACGCGCATAACCTCTTGGAGTATTTCAAGAGGATGCAGGCGGAGAACCCTGGCTTCTTCTACGCGGTTCAGCTTGATGATGATAGTAATCAGATGACTAATGTTTTCTGGGCTGATTCTAGGTCTAGGATTGCTTATGCTCGGTTTGGAGACACGGTTACGCTGGATACGAGGTACAGGTGGAGTCAGTTTCTTGTTCCTTTTGCGCCTTTTACTGGTGTGAATCATCATGGTCAGTCTGTACTTTTCGGCTGTGCGCTGATTCTTGACGACTCCGAGGCTTCCTTTATCTGGCTTTTCAAGACTTTTCTAACCGCCATGAGAGATCACTCTCCTCTCTCTTTGGTGACTGACCAAGATAGAGCCATACAGGTCGCTGCTGCTCAGGTCTTTCCAGGTGCTCGTCACTGTATTAACAAGTGGGATGTGCTTAGAGAAGGTCAGGAAAAGCTGTCTCATGTCTGTCTCGCCTATCCTAGCTTTCAGGTTGAGCTGTATAACTCTATCAACTTCACTGAGACGGTAGAGGAGTTTGAATCATCTTGGAGTTCCATCATTGAAAAGTATGACTTGGGAAGACATGAATGGCTTTCTTCTATATATAACGCTCGAGCTCAGTGGGTACCTGTTTATTTCCGGGATTCATTCTTTGCTGCAGTGTTCCCTACACAAGGTTCTTTTTTCGATGGGTATGTGAATCAGCAGACAACACTTCCCATGTTCTTTAGGCTCTACGAGAGGGCTATGGAGAGCTGGTTTGAGATGGAGATTGAAGCTGATCTCGACACTGTCAACACCCCTCCAATCCTGAAGACTCCATCGCCCATGGAGAGCCAGGCTGCAAATCTGTATACACGGAGAATCTTTGAGAAGTTTCAGGCGGAGTTGGTGGAGACGTTTGCGCACACTGCAAACagaattgatgatgatggtacCACCGCCACTTTTAGGGTTGCGAAATTTGAAAATGACAACAAAGCTTATATGGTGTCGTTTTGCTACCCGGAGATGAGAGCAAACTGCAGCTGTCAAATGTTTGAGCATTCCGGCATACTCTGCCGACACGTTCTGACAGTGTTTACTGTCACAAATATACTCACTTTACCACCGCATTATATTCTGGGAAGGTGGACTAGAAATGCTAAGAGCCTTGTAGAGATGGATGAGCATGTTGGTGATGGCTTGTTACACCGGTACAACCATTTATGTCGTGAGGCCATCAAGTATGCTGAGGAAGGTGCGGCTACACCTGAGACTTATAATATTGCTTTTGGAGCACTAAG of the Brassica rapa cultivar Chiifu-401-42 chromosome A03, CAAS_Brap_v3.01, whole genome shotgun sequence genome contains:
- the LOC103858333 gene encoding protein FAR1-RELATED SEQUENCE 3; the encoded protein is MDDIHLDMDNPLGVQDEIGVAEPCVGMEFDSEKEAKSFYDEYARQLSFTSKPLTVTTDSSSSSREFVCSNSSKRSRRRPAETCDAMLRIELKGGVDDNNNKWVVTKFVKEHSHGLATPTTLHCLRPRRHFASSDKSNVPSGMMYVSMDGSRARVALKESKRTLGRDAHNLLEYFKRMQAENPGFFYAVQLDDDSNQMTNVFWADSRSRIAYARFGDTVTLDTRYRWSQFLVPFAPFTGVNHHGQSVLFGCALILDDSEASFIWLFKTFLTAMRDHSPLSLVTDQDRAIQVAAAQVFPGARHCINKWDVLREGQEKLSHVCLAYPSFQVELYNSINFTETVEEFESSWSSIIEKYDLGRHEWLSSIYNARAQWVPVYFRDSFFAAVFPTQGSFFDGYVNQQTTLPMFFRLYERAMESWFEMEIEADLDTVNTPPILKTPSPMESQAANLYTRRIFEKFQAELVETFAHTANRIDDDGTTATFRVAKFENDNKAYMVSFCYPEMRANCSCQMFEHSGILCRHVLTVFTVTNILTLPPHYILGRWTRNAKSLVEMDEHVGDGLLHRYNHLCREAIKYAEEGAATPETYNIAFGALREGGKKVSAVRKSVGRGAPPSSHGGDAKTSLSASDSTPLLWPRQDEMSRRFNLNDGGARAQSVADLNLPRMAPVSLHRDDGAPENMVALPCLKSMTWAMESKNTMPGGRVAVINLKLHDYRKFPSADMEVKFQLSSVTLEPMLRSMAYISEQLSAPANRVAVINLKLQDTETTTGESEVKFQVSRDTLGAMLRSMAYIREQLSIVGDQQTEPQGKKQRK